One genomic region from Anaerolineales bacterium encodes:
- a CDS encoding cold-shock protein, with translation MEDRIIGTVKWFNSEKGWGFIEREDAPDVFVHYSAIQAEGFKTLMQGQQVEFSIEEGPKGPQAANVMII, from the coding sequence ATGGAAGACCGCATCATCGGCACGGTTAAGTGGTTCAACAGCGAAAAGGGCTGGGGCTTTATCGAGCGCGAAGATGCGCCGGACGTTTTTGTCCATTACAGCGCCATCCAAGCCGAGGGCTTCAAGACACTCATGCAGGGCCAGCAAGTTGAATTTTCCATCGAAGAAGGACCAAAAGGACCTCAAGCCGCTAATGTCATGATCATCTAG